In Labrus bergylta chromosome 6, fLabBer1.1, whole genome shotgun sequence, the following proteins share a genomic window:
- the suco gene encoding SUN domain-containing ossification factor isoform X1: MKRLRVLLVCLIAALLSWYPSQYVYCSEPGSPDSAQPAGDKTPNVPQHEQEEDSTQHKVLEEWTTHTSYDMGLEAERAALKLAAHNIHQEQTVNPGEAELKDTKSDPESDPEPAASELDPQPIPHPDPQADVVLQPHTQNQNQNQDQDVPVSSTPEPVPAQIQESTDTPAAETVTETPAAAPSLDTPPSSDEAEHIPTSKSADPAHTGAVWVASAGDELPVDSFVSAEHSDSQCGVVPPELATCENSPFGRPLFSAEEPGSKDQQLDQIRSSGSEPEVQSTPGQVDQEKQQQQQHQQEQQQEQQDTEDGLSDPDQERNASQLLQEQKVGDASVGPETDPSVPSKEDIPTFDEWKKQVMEVEKEKSQSLHTSPTGVPHPVKKVQKNFKNNYASVECGAKILSANNEAKSTSAILMENMDLYMLNPCSNKIWFVIELCEPIQVKQLDIANFELFSSTPRDFLVSISDRYPTNKWVKLGTFHARDERIVQSFPLDEQLYAKYVKMFIKYIKVELLSHFGSEHFCPLSLIRVFGTSMVEEYEEISDSQYPSERLEYLDEDYDYPPGYQPSEDKASKNLLGSATNAILNMVNNIAANVLGGKPELEGGAETGGNTTTEMVEKQESPEETSKPAETPPDSAVPDPAEQKHLESQEDSSVSSEPPPPQPSSLDSQEDRQIVTLVEEEEEEEEPRQSTVTLMEEEVEEEEGEKREEETRREADRNMWESQTYCPFSSLSSLSLSCMATLPELLHRWCSARLARERLRSLKRRQLSVHTQTNTPALTHTPPLLPTPVPTPLKEAPPLSESTPEAEVPVQGRSEEPNTHSPDTHTPDLVILLEPSRTSSLPAHSFSDSHSSLTWPTPTQEEKLLPPIKDAALDPVPTPPLQSASIPETEPANIASPTLSVSAPPQPVATETPSPTLEVLTTLKEHPVQPLPTVTRPEDLIPPPTELPPSPPQTEPPSDSMKADIGDPQRHLAHQTHGEQGDSLSQTGDPHRVEDSVEDELLSSNGNAHRTATDFYAELQNGGDYNGGGLIGNGVMLNGGTVHGSSQKESVFMRLNNRIKALEMNMSLSSRYLEELSQRYRKQMEEMQRAFNKTIIKLQNTSRIAEEQDQKQTDSIHILQSQLENVTKLMLNLTATVGQLQREVSDRQSYLVVSLVLCLFLGVLLCLQCCRNSSPKPITNTAALPKSNYYPSPKRCFSSYDDMSLKRRVASPLVRSKSFHLSSTDVGPDDLYIVEPLRFSPEKKKKRYKTKSLDKVEVLKCESSLPLTNGGPKCNGFQPCLPEPPPPPPPPPPPPPTPPPLPPPPAIPLPPPSFAEQIPSLPPSETSSCSSSTHSEESYTSRLPPPSPSFPSAGLCNGHPLPLQQQTPLNKSRQEKRSMKRRKSRQTELQFPSVTGGRVESLPSLQQLMKGNKEINVGTIGVTAVTGHV; this comes from the exons gtacCCCAGTCAATATGTGTATTGTTCAGAGCCGGGCTCGCCTGACTCAGCTCAGCCTGCCGGGGACAAAACCCCTAACGTCCCGCAGcatgagcaggaggaggactccACGCAGCACAAG GTGTTGGAAGAATGGACGACACACACATCATACGATATGGGactggaggcagagagagcagcaCTAAAGCTGGCAGCACACAACATTCACCAAGAACAG actgtgaatCCTGGAGAAGCTGAGCTGAAGGACACCAAGTCTGACCCTGAGTCTGATCCTGAACCTGCTGCTTCTGAGCTAGACCCCCAACCAATCCCTCACCCAGACCCCCAGGCTGATGTGGTTCTGCAGCCTCACACCCAGAACCAGAATCAGAACCAGGACCAGGATGTACCTGTGTCCTCCACTCCAGAACCAGTTCCAGCACAGATCCAGGAGTCTACAGACACCCCAGCTGCAGAGACCGTCACTGAGACTCCTGCTGCAGCCCCAAGCCTGGACACACCCCCTTCCTCTGATGAAGCTGAACACATACCTACCTCAAAGAGCGCTGACCCCGCCCACACAGG TGCAGTGTGGGTTGCCAGTGCAGGAGATGAACTCCCAGTAGACAGCTTTGTCTCTGCTGAGCACTCTGACTCACAGTGCGGGGTCGTTCCCCCCGAACTGGCAACCTGTGAAAACTCCCCCTTTGGCCGCCCTCTCTTCAG CGCGGAGGAACCCGGTTCCAAGGACCAGCAATTAGACCAGATCCGCAGTTCTGGTTCTGAACCAGAGGTCCAGTCCACTCCAGGTCAGGTAGAccaggaaaaacaacaacaacaacagcatcaacAGGAGCAACAGCAGGAGCAACAGGATACGGAGGATGGTCTGTCTGATCCTGACCAGGAGAGAAATGCCTCCCAGCTCCTCCAAGAACAGAAG GTGGGGGATGCCAGTGTTGGCCCCGAGACTGATCCCTCAGTGCCAAGTAAAGAGGACATCCCGACCTTTGACGAGTGGAAGAAACAAGTCatggaggtggagaaggagaaaa GTCAGTCTCTCCACACCTCCCCCACTGGCGTCCCCCACCCAGTAAAGAAGGTCCAGAAAAACTTCAAGAATAACTACGCCTCAGTGGAGTGTGGAGCCAAAATACTGTCTGCCAACAACGAGGCCAag AGCACTTCAGCTATTCTCATGGAGAACATGGACCTTTACATGCTGAATCCCTGCAGCAACAAGATCTG GTTTGTTATTGAGCTCTGTGAGCCGATTCAGGTCAAACAGCTGGACATCGCTAACTTTGAGCTCTTCTCATCAACACCCAGAGATTTTTTAGTTTCTATCAGTGACAG ATATCCGACCAACAAGTGGGTGAAGCTGGGGACCTTCCACGCGCGAGATGAGCGAATAGTTCAGAGCTTCCCCCTGGACGAGCAGCTGTATGCTAAATATGTGAAG ATGTTCATCAAGTACATAAAG GTTGAACTTCTGTCCCACTTTGGATCAGAACATTTCTGTCCGCTCAGTCTCATCAG ggtgtTTGGTACGAGCATGGTGGAGGAGTATGAGGAGATTTCAGATTCACAGTACCCCTCAGAGAGACTGGAGTACCTGGATGAAGACTACG ATTATCCTCCAGGCTATCAACCATCAGAAGACAAGGCCTCTAAAAACCTGCTCGGCTCAGCGACCA ATGCAATCCTCAACATGGTAAACAACATCGCAGCTAACGTGCTGGGAGGCAAACCGGAGCTGGAGGGAGGAGCAGAGACAGGAG GAAACACAACGACAGAAATGGTTGAAAAACAGGAGAGCCCAGAAGAAACCTCTAAACCAGCTGAAACACCTCCAGACTCTGCAGT aCCGGATCCTGCAGAGCAGAAACATCTTGAATCCCAGGAGGACTCCTCCGTCTCCAGTGAGCCTCCGCCTCCTCAGCCCTCATCATTGGACTCTCAGGAGGACAGACAGATCGTCAccctggtggaggaggaggaggaggaggaggagcccagACAGTCTACTGTCActctgatggaggaggaggtggaggaagaggagggggagaagagggaggaggagacgaggagggagGCAGACAGGAATATGTGGGAGAGTCAGACATACTGtcccttctcctccctctcttccctctctctctcctgcatgGCCACGCTGCCCGAGCTGCTCCACCGCTGGTGCTCCGCCCGCCTCGCTAGGGAGCGTCTCCGCAGCCTGAAGAGGAGGCAGCTGAGCgtccacacacagacaaacacccctgccctcacacacacacctccactccTCCCCACCCCTGTCCCCACCCCTCTGAAAGAAGCCCCTCCCCTCTCAGAATCGACTCCAGAGGCTGAGGTTCCTGTCCAGGGTCGGAGCGAggagccaaacacacacagtcccgacacacacactccagatCTCGTCATCCTCCTCGAGCCCAGCAGgacctcctccctccctgcccACAGCTTCTCTGACTCCCACAGCTCCCTCACCTGGCCCACACCCACCCaggaggagaagctgctccCCCCGATCAAAGACGCAGCCCTCGACCCCGTCCCCACTCCTCCCCTCCAGTCCGCCTCTATCCCAGAGACTGAGCCGGCCAACATTGCCAGCCCCACCCTTTCTGTCAGCGCCCCCCCTCAGCCTGTAGCCACGGAGACACCCTCTCCTACCCTGGAGGTGCTCACCACGCTGAAGGAGCATCCTGTACAGCCTCTCCCCACTGTGACAAGGCCTGAGGACCTCATCCCCCCTCCCACTGAGCTGCCCCCATCTCCCCCTCAGACTGAACCCCCCTCAGACTCAATGAAGGCAGATATTGGGGACCCTCAGAGACACCTGGCCCATCAGACTCATGGTGAGCAGGGGGACTCCCTCTCCCAGACAGGTGACCCCCACCGGGTGGAGGACTCAGTGGAGGACGAGCTTCTGAGCTCTAATGGGAACGCCCACCGCACGGCGACGGACTTCTACGCAGAGCTGCAGAACGGGGGAGATTATAACGGGGGTGGACTAATTGGGAACGGGGTGATGTTGAACGGGGGGACAGTGCACGGCTCCAGTCAGAAGGAGAGCGTCTTCATGAGACTGAACAACCGCATCAAAGCTCTAGAGATGAACATGAGTCTGTCGAGCAGATACCTGGAGGAGCTTAGCCAGAG ataccGTAAACAGATGGAGGAGATGCAGAGAGCGTTCAATAAGACCATCATCAAGCTGCAGAACACCTCCCGCATTGCAGAGGAGCAG GATCAGAAACAGACCGACTCCATCCACATCTTGCAGAGCCAGCTGGAGAACGTCACCAAACTGATGCTTAACCTCACGGCTACAGTCGgccagctgcagagagag GTGTCGGACCGTCAGAGTTACCTGGTGGTCTCTCTGgtcctgtgtctgtttctggGTGTCCTGCTGTGTCTGCAGTGCTGCCGCAACTCCTCTCCAAAGCCCATCACCAACACTGCTGCCCTGCCCAAGAGCAACTACTACCCCAGCCCTAagag GTGTTTCTCCTCATACGATGATATGAGCCTGAAGCGAAGGGTGGCTTCTCCTCTTGTTCGCTCAAAGTCTTTCCACTTGTCCTCTACGGATG TAGGTCCAGATGACTTGTACATTGTAGAACCTCTAAGGTTTTCTCCAGAGAAAAAG aaaaaacgCTATAAGACAAAATCTTTGGACAAAGTCGAGGTTCTGAAGTGTGAGTCGTCTCTCCCGCTCACAAACGGGGGACCAAAGTGTAACGGCTTCCAGCCGTGCCTCCCTGaacctccaccaccacctccccctcctcctcctcctcctcccactcctcctcctcttcctccgccTCCTGCTATCCCCTTACCTCCCCCTTCCTTTGCAGAGCAGATACCATCCCTGCCTCCTTCAGAGACCAGCAGTTGCAGCTCATCCACACACTCTGAGGAGTCCTACACGAGCcgcctcccccctccctccccaagCTTCCCCTCCGCCGGTCTCTGCAACggccaccccctccccctccagcAGCAGACCCCCCTTAACAAGTCCCGTCAGGAGAAGCGCtcgatgaagaggaggaaatcaCGGCAGACGGAGCTGCAGTTCCCTTCTGTGACAGGGGGGCGTGTGGAGTCCCTGCccagcctgcagcagctgatgaAGGGAAACAAGGAGATCAATGTGGGGACCATCGGGGTGACCGCCGTCACCGgacacgtttaa
- the suco gene encoding SUN domain-containing ossification factor isoform X2: MKRLRVLLVCLIAALLSWYPSQYVYCSEPGSPDSAQPAGDKTPNVPQHEQEEDSTQHKVLEEWTTHTSYDMGLEAERAALKLAAHNIHQEQTVNPGEAELKDTKSDPESDPEPAASELDPQPIPHPDPQADVVLQPHTQNQNQNQDQDVPVSSTPEPVPAQIQESTDTPAAETVTETPAAAPSLDTPPSSDEAEHIPTSKSADPAHTGAVWVASAGDELPVDSFVSAEHSDSQCGVVPPELATCENSPFGRPLFSAEEPGSKDQQLDQIRSSGSEPEVQSTPGQVDQEKQQQQQHQQEQQQEQQDTEDGLSDPDQERNASQLLQEQKVGDASVGPETDPSVPSKEDIPTFDEWKKQVMEVEKEKSQSLHTSPTGVPHPVKKVQKNFKNNYASVECGAKILSANNEAKSTSAILMENMDLYMLNPCSNKIWFVIELCEPIQVKQLDIANFELFSSTPRDFLVSISDRYPTNKWVKLGTFHARDERIVQSFPLDEQLYAKYVKMFIKYIKVELLSHFGSEHFCPLSLIRVFGTSMVEEYEEISDSQYPSERLEYLDEDYDYPPGYQPSEDKASKNLLGSATNAILNMVNNIAANVLGGKPELEGGAETGGNTTTEMVEKQESPEETSKPAETPPDSAVPDPAEQKHLESQEDSSVSSEPPPPQPSSLDSQEDRQIVTLVEEEEEEEEPRQSTVTLMEEEVEEEEGEKREEETRREADRNMWESQTYCPFSSLSSLSLSCMATLPELLHRWCSARLARERLRSLKRRQLSVHTQTNTPALTHTPPLLPTPVPTPLKEAPPLSESTPEAEVPVQGRSEEPNTHSPDTHTPDLVILLEPSRTSSLPAHSFSDSHSSLTWPTPTQEEKLLPPIKDAALDPVPTPPLQSASIPETEPANIASPTLSVSAPPQPVATETPSPTLEVLTTLKEHPVQPLPTVTRPEDLIPPPTELPPSPPQTEPPSDSMKADIGDPQRHLAHQTHGEQGDSLSQTGDPHRVEDSVEDELLSSNGNAHRTATDFYAELQNGGDYNGGGLIGNGVMLNGGTVHGSSQKESVFMRLNNRIKALEMNMSLSSRYLEELSQRYRKQMEEMQRAFNKTIIKLQNTSRIAEEQDQKQTDSIHILQSQLENVTKLMLNLTATVGQLQREVSDRQSYLVVSLVLCLFLGVLLCLQCCRNSSPKPITNTAALPKSNYYPSPKRCFSSYDDMSLKRRVASPLVRSKSFHLSSTDGPDDLYIVEPLRFSPEKKKKRYKTKSLDKVEVLKCESSLPLTNGGPKCNGFQPCLPEPPPPPPPPPPPPPTPPPLPPPPAIPLPPPSFAEQIPSLPPSETSSCSSSTHSEESYTSRLPPPSPSFPSAGLCNGHPLPLQQQTPLNKSRQEKRSMKRRKSRQTELQFPSVTGGRVESLPSLQQLMKGNKEINVGTIGVTAVTGHV; the protein is encoded by the exons gtacCCCAGTCAATATGTGTATTGTTCAGAGCCGGGCTCGCCTGACTCAGCTCAGCCTGCCGGGGACAAAACCCCTAACGTCCCGCAGcatgagcaggaggaggactccACGCAGCACAAG GTGTTGGAAGAATGGACGACACACACATCATACGATATGGGactggaggcagagagagcagcaCTAAAGCTGGCAGCACACAACATTCACCAAGAACAG actgtgaatCCTGGAGAAGCTGAGCTGAAGGACACCAAGTCTGACCCTGAGTCTGATCCTGAACCTGCTGCTTCTGAGCTAGACCCCCAACCAATCCCTCACCCAGACCCCCAGGCTGATGTGGTTCTGCAGCCTCACACCCAGAACCAGAATCAGAACCAGGACCAGGATGTACCTGTGTCCTCCACTCCAGAACCAGTTCCAGCACAGATCCAGGAGTCTACAGACACCCCAGCTGCAGAGACCGTCACTGAGACTCCTGCTGCAGCCCCAAGCCTGGACACACCCCCTTCCTCTGATGAAGCTGAACACATACCTACCTCAAAGAGCGCTGACCCCGCCCACACAGG TGCAGTGTGGGTTGCCAGTGCAGGAGATGAACTCCCAGTAGACAGCTTTGTCTCTGCTGAGCACTCTGACTCACAGTGCGGGGTCGTTCCCCCCGAACTGGCAACCTGTGAAAACTCCCCCTTTGGCCGCCCTCTCTTCAG CGCGGAGGAACCCGGTTCCAAGGACCAGCAATTAGACCAGATCCGCAGTTCTGGTTCTGAACCAGAGGTCCAGTCCACTCCAGGTCAGGTAGAccaggaaaaacaacaacaacaacagcatcaacAGGAGCAACAGCAGGAGCAACAGGATACGGAGGATGGTCTGTCTGATCCTGACCAGGAGAGAAATGCCTCCCAGCTCCTCCAAGAACAGAAG GTGGGGGATGCCAGTGTTGGCCCCGAGACTGATCCCTCAGTGCCAAGTAAAGAGGACATCCCGACCTTTGACGAGTGGAAGAAACAAGTCatggaggtggagaaggagaaaa GTCAGTCTCTCCACACCTCCCCCACTGGCGTCCCCCACCCAGTAAAGAAGGTCCAGAAAAACTTCAAGAATAACTACGCCTCAGTGGAGTGTGGAGCCAAAATACTGTCTGCCAACAACGAGGCCAag AGCACTTCAGCTATTCTCATGGAGAACATGGACCTTTACATGCTGAATCCCTGCAGCAACAAGATCTG GTTTGTTATTGAGCTCTGTGAGCCGATTCAGGTCAAACAGCTGGACATCGCTAACTTTGAGCTCTTCTCATCAACACCCAGAGATTTTTTAGTTTCTATCAGTGACAG ATATCCGACCAACAAGTGGGTGAAGCTGGGGACCTTCCACGCGCGAGATGAGCGAATAGTTCAGAGCTTCCCCCTGGACGAGCAGCTGTATGCTAAATATGTGAAG ATGTTCATCAAGTACATAAAG GTTGAACTTCTGTCCCACTTTGGATCAGAACATTTCTGTCCGCTCAGTCTCATCAG ggtgtTTGGTACGAGCATGGTGGAGGAGTATGAGGAGATTTCAGATTCACAGTACCCCTCAGAGAGACTGGAGTACCTGGATGAAGACTACG ATTATCCTCCAGGCTATCAACCATCAGAAGACAAGGCCTCTAAAAACCTGCTCGGCTCAGCGACCA ATGCAATCCTCAACATGGTAAACAACATCGCAGCTAACGTGCTGGGAGGCAAACCGGAGCTGGAGGGAGGAGCAGAGACAGGAG GAAACACAACGACAGAAATGGTTGAAAAACAGGAGAGCCCAGAAGAAACCTCTAAACCAGCTGAAACACCTCCAGACTCTGCAGT aCCGGATCCTGCAGAGCAGAAACATCTTGAATCCCAGGAGGACTCCTCCGTCTCCAGTGAGCCTCCGCCTCCTCAGCCCTCATCATTGGACTCTCAGGAGGACAGACAGATCGTCAccctggtggaggaggaggaggaggaggaggagcccagACAGTCTACTGTCActctgatggaggaggaggtggaggaagaggagggggagaagagggaggaggagacgaggagggagGCAGACAGGAATATGTGGGAGAGTCAGACATACTGtcccttctcctccctctcttccctctctctctcctgcatgGCCACGCTGCCCGAGCTGCTCCACCGCTGGTGCTCCGCCCGCCTCGCTAGGGAGCGTCTCCGCAGCCTGAAGAGGAGGCAGCTGAGCgtccacacacagacaaacacccctgccctcacacacacacctccactccTCCCCACCCCTGTCCCCACCCCTCTGAAAGAAGCCCCTCCCCTCTCAGAATCGACTCCAGAGGCTGAGGTTCCTGTCCAGGGTCGGAGCGAggagccaaacacacacagtcccgacacacacactccagatCTCGTCATCCTCCTCGAGCCCAGCAGgacctcctccctccctgcccACAGCTTCTCTGACTCCCACAGCTCCCTCACCTGGCCCACACCCACCCaggaggagaagctgctccCCCCGATCAAAGACGCAGCCCTCGACCCCGTCCCCACTCCTCCCCTCCAGTCCGCCTCTATCCCAGAGACTGAGCCGGCCAACATTGCCAGCCCCACCCTTTCTGTCAGCGCCCCCCCTCAGCCTGTAGCCACGGAGACACCCTCTCCTACCCTGGAGGTGCTCACCACGCTGAAGGAGCATCCTGTACAGCCTCTCCCCACTGTGACAAGGCCTGAGGACCTCATCCCCCCTCCCACTGAGCTGCCCCCATCTCCCCCTCAGACTGAACCCCCCTCAGACTCAATGAAGGCAGATATTGGGGACCCTCAGAGACACCTGGCCCATCAGACTCATGGTGAGCAGGGGGACTCCCTCTCCCAGACAGGTGACCCCCACCGGGTGGAGGACTCAGTGGAGGACGAGCTTCTGAGCTCTAATGGGAACGCCCACCGCACGGCGACGGACTTCTACGCAGAGCTGCAGAACGGGGGAGATTATAACGGGGGTGGACTAATTGGGAACGGGGTGATGTTGAACGGGGGGACAGTGCACGGCTCCAGTCAGAAGGAGAGCGTCTTCATGAGACTGAACAACCGCATCAAAGCTCTAGAGATGAACATGAGTCTGTCGAGCAGATACCTGGAGGAGCTTAGCCAGAG ataccGTAAACAGATGGAGGAGATGCAGAGAGCGTTCAATAAGACCATCATCAAGCTGCAGAACACCTCCCGCATTGCAGAGGAGCAG GATCAGAAACAGACCGACTCCATCCACATCTTGCAGAGCCAGCTGGAGAACGTCACCAAACTGATGCTTAACCTCACGGCTACAGTCGgccagctgcagagagag GTGTCGGACCGTCAGAGTTACCTGGTGGTCTCTCTGgtcctgtgtctgtttctggGTGTCCTGCTGTGTCTGCAGTGCTGCCGCAACTCCTCTCCAAAGCCCATCACCAACACTGCTGCCCTGCCCAAGAGCAACTACTACCCCAGCCCTAagag GTGTTTCTCCTCATACGATGATATGAGCCTGAAGCGAAGGGTGGCTTCTCCTCTTGTTCGCTCAAAGTCTTTCCACTTGTCCTCTACGGATG GTCCAGATGACTTGTACATTGTAGAACCTCTAAGGTTTTCTCCAGAGAAAAAG aaaaaacgCTATAAGACAAAATCTTTGGACAAAGTCGAGGTTCTGAAGTGTGAGTCGTCTCTCCCGCTCACAAACGGGGGACCAAAGTGTAACGGCTTCCAGCCGTGCCTCCCTGaacctccaccaccacctccccctcctcctcctcctcctcccactcctcctcctcttcctccgccTCCTGCTATCCCCTTACCTCCCCCTTCCTTTGCAGAGCAGATACCATCCCTGCCTCCTTCAGAGACCAGCAGTTGCAGCTCATCCACACACTCTGAGGAGTCCTACACGAGCcgcctcccccctccctccccaagCTTCCCCTCCGCCGGTCTCTGCAACggccaccccctccccctccagcAGCAGACCCCCCTTAACAAGTCCCGTCAGGAGAAGCGCtcgatgaagaggaggaaatcaCGGCAGACGGAGCTGCAGTTCCCTTCTGTGACAGGGGGGCGTGTGGAGTCCCTGCccagcctgcagcagctgatgaAGGGAAACAAGGAGATCAATGTGGGGACCATCGGGGTGACCGCCGTCACCGgacacgtttaa